The following proteins are encoded in a genomic region of Oncorhynchus kisutch isolate 150728-3 linkage group LG18, Okis_V2, whole genome shotgun sequence:
- the enosf1 gene encoding mitochondrial enolase superfamily member 1 isoform X1 — protein MSKMTKTIIKLTVRDVRFPTSLEQHGSDAMHTDPDYSVAYVVIETDQGMQGYGLTFTVGRGTEIVVCAVEALSALVVGKSLEEIVSDFRGFYRLLTSDGQMRWIGPEKGVIQLATAAVLNAVWDLWARSEGKPLWKLLVEMDPRKLISCIDFRYITDALTEEEALDILVKAQTGKQQRVDQMLKEGYPAYTTSCAWLGYSDQLLKQLCTDALNDGWTKFKVKVGADLKDDIRRCSLIRQMIGPHNTLMIDANQRWDVGEAITWVTRLAEYKPLWIEEPTSPDDILGHAAISKALAPLGIGVATGEQCHNRVMFKQFLQASALQFVQIDSCRLGSVNENLAVLLMAHKFKVPVCPHAGGVGLCELVQHLILFDYISVSASLDNRMCEFVDHLHQHFRSPVVIQNAHYMPPKDPGYSCEMLESSVQTHQYPQGQVWKKLQ, from the exons ATGAGCAAAATGACAAAAACAATTATAAAGTTGACTGTCCGCGATGTCAGATTTCCAACATCTTTGGAGCAACATGGTTCAGACGCAATG CACACCGACCCGGACTACTCTGTCGCCTATGTTGTCATCGAAACTGATCAAGGAATGCAAGGATATGGCTTGACTTTTACTGTGGGGAGAGGCACAGAAATTG TTGTGTGCGCTGTGGAAGCCCTGTCCGCCCTAGTTGTGGGGAAATCTCTAGAGGAGATTGTGAGTGACTTCCGTGGATTTTACCGTCTCCTCACCAGCGATGGACAGATGCGATGG ATTGGACCAGAGAAAGGAGTCATTCAGTTGGCCACTGCGGCGGTCCTGAATGCAGTATGGGACCTCTGGGCGCGGTCCGAGGGCAAG CCACTGTGGAAGCTGCTTGTTGAAATG GACCCCAGAAAGCTCATCTCATGCATTGACTTCAGATATATCACTGATGCCCTTACTGAGGAGGAGGCCCTTG aTATACTTGTGAAAGCCCAGACGGGGAAGCAGCAGAGAG TGGACCAGATGCTGAAGGAGGGTTATCCTGCCTATACCACCTCCTGTGCCTGGCTAGGATACTCCGACCAGCTGCTGAAACAG CTCTGCACCGATGCACTAAATGATGGATGGACCAAGTTCAAAGTGAAGGTGGGGGCTGACCTAAAGGATGACATTCGCCGGTGCAGTCTCATCCGGCAGATGATTGGACCCCACAACACACTG ATGATTGATGCCAACCAAAGGTGGGACGTAGGCGAGGCCATAACCTGGGTGACCAGGCTGGCTGAGTACAAACCCCTGTGGATCGAAGAGCCCACCTCCCCTGACGATATCCTGGGACATGCTGCCATCTCCAAG GCCTTGGCGCCGCTTGGCATTGGAGTGGCCACAGGAGAACAG TGCCATAATAGAGTGATGTTCAAGCAGTTCCTCCAGGCGTCGGCGTTGCAGTTTGTCCAGATTGACAGCTGTAGACTGGGCAGTGTCAACGAGAACCTAGCCGTGCTGCTCATGGCCCACAAGTTCAAAG TGCCTGTGTGTCCTCATGCTGGAGGTGTTGGACTGTGTGAGTTGGTTCAGCACCTGATTCTCTTTGACTACATCTCTGTGTCTGCCAGTCTTGACAACCG GATGTGTGAATTTGTGGACCACCTCCATCAGCACTTCAGAAGTCCCGTTGTGATTCAGAACGCCCACTACATGCCTCCCAAG GATCCAGGCTACTCCTGTGAGATGTTGGAGTCGTCAGTGCAGACACACCAGTACCCTCAGGGGCAAGTGTGGAAGAAGCTCCAGTGA
- the enosf1 gene encoding mitochondrial enolase superfamily member 1 isoform X2: MLKEGYPAYTTSCAWLGYSDQLLKQLCTDALNDGWTKFKVKVGADLKDDIRRCSLIRQMIGPHNTLMIDANQRWDVGEAITWVTRLAEYKPLWIEEPTSPDDILGHAAISKALAPLGIGVATGEQCHNRVMFKQFLQASALQFVQIDSCRLGSVNENLAVLLMAHKFKVPVCPHAGGVGLCELVQHLILFDYISVSASLDNRMCEFVDHLHQHFRSPVVIQNAHYMPPKDPGYSCEMLESSVQTHQYPQGQVWKKLQ; this comes from the exons ATGCTGAAGGAGGGTTATCCTGCCTATACCACCTCCTGTGCCTGGCTAGGATACTCCGACCAGCTGCTGAAACAG CTCTGCACCGATGCACTAAATGATGGATGGACCAAGTTCAAAGTGAAGGTGGGGGCTGACCTAAAGGATGACATTCGCCGGTGCAGTCTCATCCGGCAGATGATTGGACCCCACAACACACTG ATGATTGATGCCAACCAAAGGTGGGACGTAGGCGAGGCCATAACCTGGGTGACCAGGCTGGCTGAGTACAAACCCCTGTGGATCGAAGAGCCCACCTCCCCTGACGATATCCTGGGACATGCTGCCATCTCCAAG GCCTTGGCGCCGCTTGGCATTGGAGTGGCCACAGGAGAACAG TGCCATAATAGAGTGATGTTCAAGCAGTTCCTCCAGGCGTCGGCGTTGCAGTTTGTCCAGATTGACAGCTGTAGACTGGGCAGTGTCAACGAGAACCTAGCCGTGCTGCTCATGGCCCACAAGTTCAAAG TGCCTGTGTGTCCTCATGCTGGAGGTGTTGGACTGTGTGAGTTGGTTCAGCACCTGATTCTCTTTGACTACATCTCTGTGTCTGCCAGTCTTGACAACCG GATGTGTGAATTTGTGGACCACCTCCATCAGCACTTCAGAAGTCCCGTTGTGATTCAGAACGCCCACTACATGCCTCCCAAG GATCCAGGCTACTCCTGTGAGATGTTGGAGTCGTCAGTGCAGACACACCAGTACCCTCAGGGGCAAGTGTGGAAGAAGCTCCAGTGA